From Methanomassiliicoccales archaeon:
TTTTAATGCCCATCAGCTCCATGGAAGTGTTGCAGGCGTACAGGTGAATGCCCAGGTCCTTGGCCATCGTTAACTGTTCTTGGAAGGCCTCTATCCCCATGCCCTTCATCTTTTTGATCATCATTCCGGTGAAAAAGCGGAACATTCCTGGCATTTTTGGATTGGACCCCTTCTTCAATAGTCTCAGGCCGAAGAAGGTGAAGAATATGTGGGTATCCAACCCCATGCTGGCCGCAGTATTGCCCATCATCATGGACATCATGGCCTTGTCGAAGGTGCCTTCGGACACCACCATCG
This genomic window contains:
- a CDS encoding DsrE/DsrF/DrsH-like family protein, producing the protein MVETKKFAMVVSEGTFDKAMMSMMMGNTAASMGLDTHIFFTFFGLRLLKKGSNPKMPGMFRFFTGMMIKKMKGMGIEAFQEQLTMAKDLGIHLYACNTSMELMGIKKEDLIDGVTILGAAAFLDIGADSDMQLFLG